A portion of the Luxibacter massiliensis genome contains these proteins:
- a CDS encoding tautomerase family protein, with amino-acid sequence MPHVDITMIPGRDEGAKLIIAQKVQKFLAEELKIEEKYVSVSVEDVPKEKWSEHMDKMQDKVMFVKEY; translated from the coding sequence ATGCCACATGTGGATATTACCATGATCCCTGGGCGGGATGAAGGGGCGAAGCTTATAATTGCACAGAAAGTACAGAAATTTTTGGCAGAAGAGTTAAAAATAGAAGAAAAATATGTGTCTGTATCCGTTGAGGATGTACCGAAAGAAAAGTGGTCAGAGCATATGGACAAAATGCAGGATAAGGTTATGTTTGTGAAAGAATATTAG
- a CDS encoding MerR family transcriptional regulator: MTIDEASRQYKIPIEILREYENWGLCGAVKNVMGTWQYDDSDLEKLSLIMTLHDIGFDTEEIEIYMRLLLEHENSGTERLRMLEEKRNKALDEIHFREKQLDRMDYLRYKIRNQTI; the protein is encoded by the coding sequence ATGACCATTGATGAAGCAAGCAGACAGTATAAGATTCCAATTGAAATTCTGAGAGAATATGAAAACTGGGGATTGTGCGGGGCAGTGAAAAATGTTATGGGTACATGGCAGTACGATGATTCTGATTTGGAAAAACTTAGCTTGATAATGACACTGCATGATATTGGGTTTGATACAGAAGAGATTGAAATTTATATGAGGCTGCTTTTGGAACATGAAAATTCTGGGACAGAGAGACTCAGAATGTTAGAGGAAAAAAGAAATAAGGCTTTGGATGAAATTCATTTCCGGGAGAAACAGTTAGACCGGATGGATTATTTGAGATACAAAATACGAAATCAGACAATTTGA
- the aroE gene encoding shikimate dehydrogenase, with the protein MDINGKTELFCLIGSPVGHSGSPAMYNYSFHRTNMNCAYLAFDVELAKTKEVVDSLKALGCRGFNVTMPCKTRVAELADELSDAAALIGACNTVVIKDGRLYGHNTDGIGFVKNLKEHGVDVKDKVMAVMGAGGAATAIQVQSALEGAKKIYIFNRRDEFYPNAESTAKKISEKLPEVDVEVYPLEDSRVLYEKVQKSHILVNATKVGMKPMEEESLIQDLSVFRPDLVVADAVYNPRETKLLREAMEKGCKTVLGGIGMLLRQGEAAFNIFTGEDMPAQEVYEKFFQ; encoded by the coding sequence ATGGATATAAATGGAAAAACAGAGCTTTTTTGCCTCATAGGATCACCGGTAGGGCATTCCGGTTCACCGGCGATGTATAATTATAGTTTTCACAGAACGAATATGAATTGTGCTTATTTGGCATTTGATGTGGAGCTTGCGAAGACAAAAGAGGTAGTCGACAGCCTGAAGGCACTTGGATGCAGAGGGTTTAATGTGACTATGCCGTGTAAAACAAGGGTAGCAGAGCTTGCAGATGAGTTATCAGATGCAGCCGCCCTGATTGGAGCATGCAACACAGTGGTGATAAAAGACGGACGGCTTTACGGCCATAATACGGATGGCATAGGATTTGTGAAAAATCTGAAAGAGCATGGCGTAGATGTAAAAGATAAGGTTATGGCTGTTATGGGGGCAGGCGGGGCGGCGACTGCTATCCAGGTGCAGTCTGCACTGGAAGGGGCCAAAAAAATATATATTTTCAACCGAAGGGATGAGTTTTATCCTAATGCTGAAAGTACTGCAAAAAAAATCAGTGAGAAGCTTCCAGAGGTGGATGTAGAAGTATATCCGTTAGAGGACAGCCGCGTTTTATACGAAAAAGTACAAAAAAGCCATATTCTGGTAAATGCTACAAAAGTAGGGATGAAACCCATGGAAGAAGAATCCCTGATTCAAGATCTTTCAGTATTTCGCCCGGATCTTGTGGTGGCAGATGCAGTTTACAATCCAAGGGAGACCAAGCTGCTTAGGGAAGCAATGGAAAAGGGTTGTAAGACTGTACTGGGAGGAATTGGAATGCTTCTTCGGCAGGGAGAAGCTGCATTTAACATTTTCACAGGTGAGGATATGCCTGCGCAGGAAGTCTATGAAAAATTTTTCCAATAA
- a CDS encoding oxidoreductase, whose amino-acid sequence MRNKYKKIFEPLTIRRMTIKNRIMMTPMGTNYGEESGEMSFLHINYYEQRAKGGTGLIIVENASVDSPEGSNGTTQLRIDHDNFIPRLFKLTETVHKHGVCIGIQINHAGASAQSARTNMQPVSASDIPSKTGGDIPRPLSEEEILRIVKKYGEAAKRAQIAGFDCVEIHAGHSYLLSQFLSPVTNKRTDAYGGSAENRARFAKLVVEEVRSQVGPFFPIFVRISADEKAEGGNTLEDTLEYLQYFEKEVDVFDVSCGLNSSIQYQIDANYFPDGWRSYMAKAVRDKYHKICVTTGNIRDPKVAEAILEKEDADIIGMGRGLIADPEWVNKVDFGDVCDIRKCISCNIGCAGNRIGINRPIRCTVNPSVTQGDGYKRSKISKPCNVVVIGGGTAGLEAACTSAEVGCTTFLIEKKPYLGGLATEISRIPDKKRLADFPAYLIHRAEKLKNLFVFTNMEADAGFVQNLKPNIIVNATGSEPLLPPIPGLHENLGKEGGRVYSILDMIENIQNYPSNMKGKKVAIVGGGAVGLDVAEFFAPRGAEVSIVEMLPEIGSGIDPVSKTGTFALLKKYGVRQMPETALREVREDSFLVNTPGGEEVLPFDYGFVCLGMKSKSPVLPKIQEIFSDKNEVEILSIGDSIRARRIIEGTDEGRNILYTLEKRGYL is encoded by the coding sequence GTGAGAAACAAATATAAAAAGATTTTTGAGCCACTAACAATCAGGAGGATGACCATAAAGAATAGGATTATGATGACTCCGATGGGCACAAATTACGGGGAAGAAAGCGGAGAAATGAGTTTTCTGCATATCAATTATTATGAACAGAGGGCAAAAGGCGGCACTGGCCTGATTATAGTGGAGAATGCCAGCGTGGATTCACCGGAGGGATCCAACGGAACGACGCAGCTTAGAATTGACCATGATAACTTTATCCCGCGGTTATTTAAATTAACGGAAACAGTACATAAGCATGGGGTGTGCATTGGGATCCAGATCAATCATGCGGGTGCTTCCGCCCAGTCGGCGAGAACGAATATGCAGCCCGTTTCAGCCTCTGACATTCCGTCGAAAACAGGCGGTGACATTCCAAGGCCCCTGTCGGAAGAAGAGATCCTAAGAATTGTGAAAAAATATGGAGAGGCGGCAAAAAGAGCGCAGATTGCGGGATTTGACTGTGTGGAGATCCATGCTGGACATTCGTATCTTTTAAGCCAGTTCCTTTCTCCAGTTACGAACAAAAGGACAGACGCATATGGCGGAAGCGCCGAAAACAGGGCCAGGTTTGCAAAACTGGTGGTGGAAGAGGTGCGTTCTCAGGTGGGGCCTTTTTTTCCAATTTTTGTACGGATCAGCGCGGATGAGAAAGCAGAGGGAGGAAATACACTGGAAGACACACTGGAGTATCTGCAGTATTTTGAAAAAGAAGTGGATGTATTTGACGTATCCTGCGGACTGAACAGTTCAATCCAATATCAGATTGACGCCAATTATTTTCCGGACGGATGGCGTTCCTATATGGCAAAGGCTGTCAGGGACAAATACCATAAAATCTGCGTAACTACCGGAAATATCCGGGATCCCAAGGTGGCAGAAGCAATTCTGGAAAAGGAAGACGCGGATATTATCGGAATGGGACGGGGACTGATTGCAGATCCGGAATGGGTAAATAAGGTGGATTTTGGAGATGTATGCGACATCCGCAAATGTATTTCGTGTAATATCGGCTGTGCGGGAAACCGGATTGGCATCAACAGGCCTATCCGCTGTACGGTCAATCCGTCTGTCACCCAGGGAGATGGATATAAAAGAAGCAAAATCAGTAAACCGTGTAATGTGGTCGTGATCGGCGGAGGAACAGCGGGGCTGGAAGCGGCCTGCACATCGGCCGAGGTAGGCTGCACCACATTTTTAATTGAGAAAAAACCGTATCTTGGCGGACTTGCCACAGAAATATCCCGGATTCCGGATAAAAAGCGGCTTGCCGATTTTCCGGCGTATCTAATCCACCGTGCAGAGAAACTGAAGAATCTGTTTGTATTTACAAATATGGAGGCGGATGCTGGATTTGTACAGAATTTAAAACCGAACATTATCGTAAATGCCACAGGTTCCGAGCCGCTTTTGCCTCCGATTCCCGGTTTGCATGAAAATCTGGGAAAAGAGGGCGGCAGGGTGTATTCGATTCTGGATATGATTGAGAATATTCAGAATTATCCCTCAAATATGAAAGGAAAGAAAGTGGCTATAGTTGGCGGCGGAGCGGTGGGACTTGACGTGGCAGAATTTTTCGCCCCGAGAGGTGCAGAAGTGTCTATTGTGGAAATGCTTCCCGAAATTGGCAGCGGGATCGATCCGGTGTCAAAGACCGGAACCTTTGCGCTGCTTAAGAAATACGGGGTCCGTCAGATGCCGGAAACTGCCTTGAGAGAAGTGCGAGAGGATTCTTTTCTGGTAAACACGCCTGGAGGGGAAGAGGTTCTTCCCTTTGACTATGGATTTGTCTGTCTGGGGATGAAATCGAAATCTCCGGTGCTTCCGAAAATCCAGGAGATATTTTCTGATAAAAATGAGGTGGAAATACTCAGCATAGGCGACAGCATCAGGGCCAGAAGAATTATCGAGGGGACTGATGAGGGAAGAAATATTCTTTATACATTAGAAAAAAGAGGATATTTATAA
- a CDS encoding carboxymuconolactone decarboxylase family protein codes for MSRKIDAEQNNEKWFQGKYFEDCVSDPEFQEIARNFVCGDVLEQNCLSDKQKLLVMLTALITCQTYSSIAAYTLAALQSGAASEEIKETVYQCAPYIGMEKVRCALVEVNRAFRQAGVSDMTEKQGTVTEESRLEKGLAVQQKIFGEENINAMRSAAPEELKHIQDYLSAWCFGDFYTRGTLDLKMRELITFCAICCLGGCEPQAKAHAKANISVGNTREMLIAAMTQCLPLIGFPRTLNAISCIDGVTKQ; via the coding sequence ATGAGTAGAAAGATAGACGCAGAACAGAACAATGAAAAATGGTTTCAGGGGAAATATTTTGAAGATTGTGTATCTGATCCCGAATTTCAGGAGATAGCAAGAAATTTTGTGTGTGGTGATGTACTGGAACAAAACTGCCTTTCAGATAAACAGAAATTATTGGTAATGCTGACCGCTTTGATTACCTGCCAGACGTATTCGTCTATCGCCGCATATACACTGGCTGCACTACAGTCAGGCGCAGCTTCGGAAGAAATCAAGGAAACTGTATATCAATGTGCCCCCTATATTGGAATGGAAAAGGTCCGGTGTGCGCTGGTGGAAGTGAACCGTGCATTTCGCCAGGCAGGTGTATCTGATATGACAGAAAAACAGGGGACGGTTACAGAGGAGAGCAGGTTGGAAAAAGGACTTGCCGTGCAGCAGAAAATTTTCGGGGAAGAAAACATTAATGCTATGCGCAGCGCAGCGCCGGAGGAATTAAAGCATATTCAGGATTACCTGTCTGCATGGTGTTTTGGGGATTTTTATACTAGAGGAACATTAGACCTTAAAATGCGGGAACTAATTACCTTCTGTGCAATCTGCTGCCTGGGGGGATGTGAGCCTCAGGCAAAAGCACATGCCAAAGCAAATATTAGTGTGGGGAATACTCGGGAGATGCTCATTGCGGCTATGACGCAGTGCCTGCCATTGATCGGTTTTCCTCGGACATTGAATGCTATCTCCTGCATAGATGGGGTGACGAAACAATAA